Part of the Sphingobium sp. TKS genome is shown below.
GGATAGCCTCTACTCATGGGACGGCGGCATCAAGGTCGTCAGCCCGCGCTTCCCCTGGGAGTTCGTCCAGCTGGGCAATTGCGGCTCGCCGATCGAGATCGACGAGGGCTGGCTCGTCCTCACCCATGGAGTCGGCATGGCCCGCAATTATTGCATGGGAGCATGCCTGCTCGACAAGGCGGATCCTTCAAAGCTACTCGCCCGCACCCGCGAACCAATCCTGCGGCCAAGCCCGCATGAACGGGACGGTTATGTGCCCAATGTGGTCTATAGTTGCGGATCGATCGTTCATGATCGGACGCTGCTGCTGCCTTATGGAGTCGCCGACAATTTCGCCGCCTTCGCCACCGCGTCGGTCGATGAGCTGTTGAAGGCCATGGAATAGGCTGGCCAGCTTTAGCCCAGCCTGTGCCCCGCAATAGATGCATATCGGGTACATCGCGTGACAAGCGTCTTGAAGAGCACGGATGAGCAAAAGCGTGCAGCCGCGGAAGCGGCGGTTGCCGAGATCGCCGACGGTATGCTCATAGGGCTGGGGACAGGCACCACGGCGAGCTTCGCTATCCAGGCGCTGGGCCGACGCGTCGCCCATGGTCTGTCCGTCCGTGCGGTCGCGACATCCGACCGCACCGCAGCTGCCGCGGCGGCAGCGGGCATCGCGCTTGTCGATCCCGCCGACGTCGCCGCGCTTGATCTGTGCATCGACGGCGTCGACGAGATCGATCCTTTCTTCCGTGCCATCAAGGGCGCCGGCGGCACGATGCTGCGCGAGAAGATCCTTGCTTCGGCGGCACGGAGGATGGTGGCGATCGCGGACAGCTCGAAAGCCGTCGGACGACTTGGCGCACGCCCTGTCCCGGTCGAGGTGCTGCCGCTGGCGAAGCGGTTTGTGGAACGGGGGATAGTGGCCGCGGGCGGAGAGCCGCAGCTCCGTCTCGACGCGCGGGGTTGCCCCTGGCGAACCGATCAGGGCAACATCATCCTCGACTGCGCCTTCGGCCCGATCGGTGATCCGGTCGCGCTGGCGGCTCGGCTTGCCGAAATTCCGGGGTTGCTGGGGCACGGACTCTTCGTCTCGGAAGTTGATGCCCTGTACCTCGGCACTCCCGACGCAGTTGTCAGGAGTGAACGGGGCGATTGCGCGTGGTGAACAGTCTGTACTGTCGCATCCTTCACCGGATTGTATCGCTGCTCCGGCGCCGCGGAAGGATTGCGAGCTGACATGACGGATTTGGCCTATCCTACTCGCTCTGCCGTCCATGAGGACGGATCGGCCGAGCGGCTTGCGATCGACACCATCCGCACGCTCGCCATGGATGCAGTCCAAAAGGCGAACTCGGGGCATCCTGGCACGCCGATGGCGCTTGCGCCCGTCGCCTACACGCTGTGGCGTGAGTTCCTGCGCTACGATCCTGACACGCCCGACTGGCCGAACCGCGATCGGTTCGTGCTTTCGGTCGGGCATGCCTCGATGCTGCTCTATGCGGTGCTGCATCTT
Proteins encoded:
- the rpiA gene encoding ribose-5-phosphate isomerase RpiA; its protein translation is MKSTDEQKRAAAEAAVAEIADGMLIGLGTGTTASFAIQALGRRVAHGLSVRAVATSDRTAAAAAAAGIALVDPADVAALDLCIDGVDEIDPFFRAIKGAGGTMLREKILASAARRMVAIADSSKAVGRLGARPVPVEVLPLAKRFVERGIVAAGGEPQLRLDARGCPWRTDQGNIILDCAFGPIGDPVALAARLAEIPGLLGHGLFVSEVDALYLGTPDAVVRSERGDCAW